The DNA sequence TCGAGGCCCCGGACGCGAGCGCCTCCTCCACGGCGGTGGCCCGGACCGGCTTCTCGTGCATGTTCACCAGGCCGACCTTGTCGCCCTGCACGGCCACGCCGACGATCGCCCAGTCGATGGCGCGCTTGGTGAACTTCTGGAACGACCAGCCGCGCGAGGCCGGCTTGGGCACCCGGATCTCGGTGAGCAGCTCGCCGGGCTCGAGCGCGGACTCGAACCGGTCGACGAAGAACTCGGTCGCCGGGATCTCCCGGGTGCCGGACGGGCCGCGCGCCACCAGCGTCGCCTCGAGCACGAGCACGGCGGCGGGCAGGTCGGCGGCCGGGTCGGAGTGGGCGAGTGAGCCGCCGATGGTGCCGCGGTGCCGTACCTGCGGGTCGCCGATCGTGCCGGCCGCGTACCGCAGCAGCGGGAGCTGCTCGGCGAGCAGCTCGGAGGTGGCCAGGTCGTGGTGGCGGGTGAGCGCGCCGATGGCGACGTGGTCGCCCTCGTCGCGGATGTACGACAGGTCGCGCAGCCGGCCGATGTCCACCAGCACCTCGGGCTGGGCCAGGCGCAGCTTCATCAGCGGCAGCAGGGAGTGCCCGCCGGCCAGGAACTTCGCGTCGTCGCCGTACTGTCCGGCGAGTTCGATGGCCTCGTCCACCGACTCGGCCCGCCGATAGGTGAAGGTTGCGGGGATCACGATTGCGCCTCTCCGGCTGTCGGATGCGGATGGGACGGTGACGGGGTCGGGCCGCCGGGGGCCGCCGCCGGGGCGGCGGTCCGGCGGGCCCGGCTCACGCGGTCTCCTCGGCGGCGGCGAGCACCGCCTTGACGATGTTGTGGTAGCCGGTGCACCGGCACAGGTTGCCCTCGAGGCCGGCGCGGACCTGCTCCTCGGTGGGGCGCGGGTTCTCCTTGAGCAGGGAGACCGTCGCCATCACCATGCCGGGGGTGCAGAAGCCGCACTGCAGGCCGTGCTGCTCGTGGAAGGCCTTCTGCACCGGGTGCATCGTGCCGTCCTCGCCGGCGAGGCCCTCGACCGTGGTGACCTCGCGGCCGTCCGCCTGGGCGGCCAGCACGGTGCAGGACTTCACCGACTCGCCGTCGAGCAGCACGGTGCACGCACCGCAGGTGGTGGTGTCGCAGCCGACGTTGGTCGCCGTGAGGTTGAGGACGTCGCGCAGGTAGTGCACGAGGAGCGTCCGGTCCTCCACCTCGGCGGAGGTCTCCTTGCCGTTGACCGTGATCGTCACCTTCACTGTGCAGCCCTCTTTTCGCTACCGCGCGCTTCGTTGATGGCCTTCCAGACCCGCTCCGGGGTGGCCGGCATCTCGATGTGCCGGACGCCGAGGTGGGACAGGGCGTCGACCACGGCGTTCTGCACGGCAGGGGTGGCGCCGATGGTGCCCGCCTCGCCGATGCCCTTGACGCCGAGCGGGTTGACGTCGGTGGGGGTCTCCATGGTGAGCAGCTCGAAGCTCGGCAGCTCGGCCGCGGAGATCATGGAGTAGTCGGCGAGGCTCGCGGTCACCGGGTTGCCCTCGGCGTCGTAGGCCATCTCCTCGTAGAGCGCCTGGGCGACGCCCTGGGCGATGCCGCCGTGCCGCTGGCCCTCGGCGAGGATCGGGTTGATCAGCGGCCCGGCGTCGTCGAGGCTGATGTGCCGCACCAGCCGTACCAGGCCGGTCTCGGTGTCGACCTCGACCACCGCCAGGTGCGCGCCGAACGGGAACGTGGGCCGGCTCGGCTTGAAGTGGACGTCCGCGGTGAGGCCGTCCTCACCGGCGAGCTCGGCCAGGCGCGCCCAGTCGAGCTTGGTGCCGGGCACGCCCTGCACG is a window from the Thermopolyspora flexuosa genome containing:
- a CDS encoding FAD binding domain-containing protein gives rise to the protein MIPATFTYRRAESVDEAIELAGQYGDDAKFLAGGHSLLPLMKLRLAQPEVLVDIGRLRDLSYIRDEGDHVAIGALTRHHDLATSELLAEQLPLLRYAAGTIGDPQVRHRGTIGGSLAHSDPAADLPAAVLVLEATLVARGPSGTREIPATEFFVDRFESALEPGELLTEIRVPKPASRGWSFQKFTKRAIDWAIVGVAVQGDKVGLVNMHEKPVRATAVEEALASGASIQEAAERAADGLSPNSDVHASAEYRAQLARVLVRRGLEEAASRA
- a CDS encoding (2Fe-2S)-binding protein, which encodes MKVTITVNGKETSAEVEDRTLLVHYLRDVLNLTATNVGCDTTTCGACTVLLDGESVKSCTVLAAQADGREVTTVEGLAGEDGTMHPVQKAFHEQHGLQCGFCTPGMVMATVSLLKENPRPTEEQVRAGLEGNLCRCTGYHNIVKAVLAAAEETA